CCACCGTGGCGCTCGTCACCGTCGGGGTGGTCGTCGGCCGGGGCGGGCTCGGGCAACTGATCTTCGCCGGGTTCCAGAACAACTTCTACAAGGCCGAGATCATGACCGGGACCCTGCTCTGCGTCCTGCTCGCCCTGCTGCTGGACCTGATCCTGGCCGGGGTCGGCCGGCTGCTCACCCCCTGGCTGGCCCGGAGAGCGTCATGAACGCCATCGAGCAGGCCGTCCGCTGGCTCAACGACCCGCTGAACTGGACGAACCCGGGCGGTGTGCTGGACCGGCTCGGTGAGCATCTGGTGCTGTCCGCCGCCGCGGTGGCGCTCGGCTGTCTCGTGGCCTGGCCGATCGGGCTCTGGCTCGGGCACAGCGGCCGGGGCGGTGGCCTGGTGGTGCTGGTGTCGAACGTCACGCTCGCCGTGCCGACGCTCGCCCTGCTGACCATCCTCCCGCTGACGTTCCTCGGGTTCGGCCGGCCCTCGGTGATCGTCGCGCTGGCGGTCTTCGCGGTGCCGCCGTTGCTGGCCAACGCGTACACCGGGGTGCGGCAGGCCGACCCGGAGGCCCGGGACGCCGCGCGCGGGATGGGGCTCTC
This genomic stretch from Micromonospora krabiensis harbors:
- a CDS encoding ABC transporter permease; protein product: MNAIEQAVRWLNDPLNWTNPGGVLDRLGEHLVLSAAAVALGCLVAWPIGLWLGHSGRGGGLVVLVSNVTLAVPTLALLTILPLTFLGFGRPSVIVALAVFAVPPLLANAYTGVRQADPEARDAARGMGLSGWQVLRRVELPLAVPYLAAGFRTAAVQVVATAALASFVNGGGLGQIIRAGFGLDIAAGGGQILAGGLLVAGLAVLVEIVLAVVERIVTPRPLRAARRGANRRAADAVTGG